From Novipirellula artificiosorum, the proteins below share one genomic window:
- a CDS encoding DUF134 domain-containing protein, whose translation MPPPKQCRRVGMSVDCTYFKPAGVPTRSLEEVVLAIDELEAMRLVDVNGLYHDKAAEQMGVSRRTFGRILDTARKKVARVLVEGMALRIEGGHIEIVKQRTFACSECRHIWNLPFGTGRPKSCPACDSKRFRREVTT comes from the coding sequence ATGCCACCACCGAAGCAATGCCGACGCGTTGGGATGTCGGTTGACTGCACCTACTTCAAGCCTGCGGGAGTTCCGACCCGCAGCCTCGAGGAGGTTGTTTTGGCCATTGATGAACTGGAAGCGATGCGGTTGGTCGATGTCAACGGCCTCTATCACGACAAGGCGGCGGAACAGATGGGTGTTTCGCGACGAACCTTTGGACGGATCCTCGATACGGCGAGGAAGAAGGTTGCCCGCGTGTTGGTCGAGGGAATGGCTCTACGGATTGAGGGTGGGCACATTGAAATCGTCAAGCAGCGTACGTTTGCCTGTAGCGAATGCCGGCACATCTGGAATTTGCCGTTCGGAACCGGGCGGCCAAAATCGTGTCCGGCATGCGACAGCAAGCGGTTCCGAAGAGAAGTCACAACCTAG
- a CDS encoding YdcF family protein, translating into MIMSDSATEFVSRATPLRAAVTGLAAGGIMNGLFAVGTWFYSGAAMAAGCATDLVMPVGLIWTFSLVASLVFFRAGRRWASAAMVGIFLLVSVSGNGWIADKFIHSVEMPRKTLQPAAEPLRAVVMLGGSAGLAYDDVPELRDAGQRNWLTAQLWAAGKAQSVICTGTSPVAKMGPSEVGRVLFESIGIPEDKIFEVPGDNTSQEMKNLAAFFASPPKAFPVTGEIGLVTSAFHMHRAIRLAEAEGIDFFIPLPCGYESSAPQDFSPRMLVPSAEAMDTFSHALKERLARIVGR; encoded by the coding sequence ATGATCATGTCCGACTCAGCGACTGAATTCGTTTCGCGTGCGACTCCACTTCGAGCCGCTGTTACGGGTCTGGCTGCTGGCGGAATCATGAACGGCCTTTTTGCGGTGGGCACATGGTTCTACTCCGGTGCGGCGATGGCCGCTGGCTGTGCGACCGATTTGGTGATGCCCGTTGGACTGATTTGGACGTTTTCGCTTGTCGCGAGTCTTGTCTTTTTCCGCGCGGGGCGTCGCTGGGCCTCGGCCGCCATGGTGGGGATTTTCCTGTTGGTTTCAGTAAGCGGCAATGGCTGGATAGCAGACAAGTTCATCCATTCAGTCGAAATGCCGCGAAAGACACTGCAACCGGCAGCCGAGCCACTTCGGGCAGTCGTCATGCTCGGAGGCTCCGCGGGATTGGCCTACGATGACGTTCCTGAGCTCCGTGATGCCGGTCAGCGAAACTGGCTGACCGCCCAACTATGGGCTGCCGGTAAAGCCCAAAGTGTGATTTGTACCGGGACGTCGCCGGTCGCCAAGATGGGGCCTTCGGAGGTCGGTCGCGTGCTGTTTGAATCGATCGGCATTCCCGAGGACAAGATCTTCGAGGTTCCTGGGGACAATACGTCTCAAGAAATGAAGAACTTGGCTGCTTTTTTTGCTTCCCCACCCAAGGCCTTTCCGGTCACCGGCGAGATTGGCTTGGTGACCAGTGCCTTTCACATGCACCGGGCGATCCGGTTGGCGGAAGCGGAGGGGATCGATTTCTTTATCCCGCTACCATGCGGCTACGAATCGTCGGCTCCTCAAGACTTCTCCCCCCGCATGCTGGTCCCCAGTGCTGAAGCGATGGATACCTTTTCTCACGCGCTCAAGGAACGGTTGGCCCGAATCGTCGGCCGGTAA
- a CDS encoding acyl-CoA desaturase, translating to MASVIQPPPQKTRRSRETSSPHSATVLPSKPKPTAFSNPTAADRRRWDNVSVWAIGWLAIAHVVVLAAPFTFTWAGLGVALLLHWITGSLGICLGYHRLLTHSGMKTYPWVRYLFATVGTLAGEGSPLDWVADHRKHHAHSDQEGDPHSPHDGGWWSHVFWLAFHTHDGDRKAYLQRWVPDLYKQRGMRILDVLFLPLHLATGVALFAVGYGFGGLTLGTSLLVWGMFVRLVAVLHATWMVNSASHLWGYKNYETTDDSRNNWLVAIVAYGEGWHNNHHAYPRMAKHGHKWWEFDITWQAIRFLRATGLVWDVVDYRTASEKKATKPS from the coding sequence ATGGCTTCGGTCATCCAGCCACCCCCACAAAAAACTCGTCGCTCCCGCGAGACCTCCTCGCCTCACTCGGCGACGGTGCTCCCGTCGAAACCGAAACCGACCGCTTTTTCGAATCCAACGGCTGCCGACCGTCGTCGCTGGGACAACGTCAGCGTCTGGGCCATCGGCTGGCTGGCGATTGCTCATGTGGTCGTTTTGGCCGCTCCGTTCACGTTCACCTGGGCGGGGTTGGGCGTCGCGCTGCTTTTGCATTGGATCACCGGCAGCCTTGGGATCTGTTTGGGGTACCACCGTTTGTTGACCCACAGCGGGATGAAGACCTATCCGTGGGTTCGCTACCTGTTTGCTACGGTCGGGACGTTGGCGGGCGAAGGTTCGCCGCTGGATTGGGTAGCAGACCACCGCAAACACCATGCCCATAGCGACCAAGAAGGCGACCCGCACTCACCGCACGATGGTGGATGGTGGTCGCATGTTTTTTGGCTCGCGTTTCACACGCACGATGGCGACCGAAAAGCGTACCTGCAGCGTTGGGTTCCCGACCTGTACAAACAACGCGGCATGCGAATCCTCGACGTGTTGTTTTTGCCCCTGCACCTTGCCACCGGTGTTGCGCTGTTCGCAGTCGGCTATGGGTTCGGCGGCCTCACGTTGGGCACCTCGTTGCTGGTTTGGGGGATGTTCGTCCGCTTGGTCGCCGTTCTGCACGCAACGTGGATGGTCAACAGTGCATCGCACTTGTGGGGCTACAAGAATTATGAAACGACCGACGACAGCCGGAACAATTGGTTGGTTGCAATCGTGGCCTATGGCGAAGGATGGCACAACAATCATCACGCATACCCACGCATGGCCAAGCATGGGCACAAGTGGTGGGAATTCGACATCACTTGGCAAGCCATTCGATTTCTAAGGGCCACGGGGTTGGTTTGGGATGTCGTCGATTACCGCACCGCATCAGAGAAAAAAGCCACGAAGCCCAGCTAA
- a CDS encoding S9 family peptidase → MRRLMRYNPRLFFVACSWLVPLLGSTTFAQQTPAPVSADAKAVLTVDRIYEDHDFDAKSYSARWLDRDGPSTAMTTLEPSDAYSNAKQIVRHDAQTGETSTMVSASELVPPGESEPLSIDDYAWSTDQNRLLVFTNTKRVWRTNTRGDYWLLDRSSRQLRKLGGDGPASSMMFAKLSPNGNKVAFVRNRNLFVEDLVDHSISQLTYSDSDTVINGTTDWVYEEEFRLRDAFRWNGDGTKIAYWQIDTAGVEKFPLINNTDSLYPKVTWFAYPKAGTRNPICRIGVVDLESKATSWIELPGDRRDHYVPWIDWVPNTSDTGGASKQLLIQQLNRLQNTNTLFLADVDKGTVNVLLTETDDAWVDVHDELFWMDEGKRFTWISDRTGWRRAYCVDVETGVAVEATPGDFDVVELLKVDESHRQLYFLASPENATERYLYRSDFAGESTVRITPGGATGTHAYAISPNAKFAIHTHSSLAVPPVVELVSLPEHKTIRVYETNEELVNKLAELQRVETEFFRVTLDDGVTLDGSCIKPPGFDPTTQYPLLVYVYGEPAGTTVTNKWGGSTYLWHRMLAERGLVVMSFDNRGTNVPRGREFRKCVYRKIGTLGPADQADALRNVLEQRPYLDEKRVGIWGWSGGGSSTLHAMFKFPELYATGISVAPVPNQRYYDTIYQERYMGLPQSNVEGYRKGSPISFASQLAGNLLIIHGTGDDNCHYQTVEMLFDELIANDKPFSMMAYPNRSHSISERKNTTRHLRKLMTNYLEEHLLGTAR, encoded by the coding sequence ATGCGAAGATTGATGCGCTATAACCCTCGATTGTTTTTCGTTGCCTGCTCATGGCTGGTGCCCCTGCTTGGTTCCACCACGTTCGCACAGCAGACGCCCGCCCCGGTGTCGGCCGATGCCAAGGCCGTGTTGACGGTGGATCGAATCTATGAAGACCATGATTTCGACGCCAAGAGCTACTCGGCTCGCTGGTTAGATCGCGACGGCCCCTCGACGGCGATGACCACGCTTGAACCTTCGGATGCCTATTCGAACGCCAAACAAATTGTCCGGCACGACGCCCAGACTGGCGAAACATCAACGATGGTGTCTGCAAGCGAACTGGTTCCCCCGGGCGAATCCGAACCGCTTTCGATCGACGACTATGCTTGGTCGACCGATCAGAACCGCTTGCTTGTCTTCACCAACACCAAGCGGGTTTGGCGAACCAACACGCGAGGCGATTACTGGCTGCTCGATCGATCGAGTCGCCAATTGCGAAAACTTGGCGGCGATGGACCCGCTTCCTCCATGATGTTCGCGAAACTGTCACCCAATGGCAACAAAGTTGCTTTTGTCCGCAATCGAAATTTGTTCGTCGAAGACCTCGTCGACCATTCGATCTCGCAACTGACCTATTCCGATTCCGATACGGTGATCAACGGGACGACCGATTGGGTCTACGAAGAAGAATTCCGCTTGCGAGACGCATTTCGCTGGAACGGCGACGGAACCAAGATCGCCTACTGGCAGATTGACACCGCAGGAGTCGAGAAGTTTCCTCTCATCAACAATACCGACTCCCTCTATCCTAAGGTCACGTGGTTTGCTTACCCCAAAGCGGGAACGCGAAATCCCATTTGTCGTATCGGCGTCGTCGATCTCGAATCGAAAGCAACCTCTTGGATCGAATTGCCTGGCGATCGTCGCGATCATTATGTCCCCTGGATCGACTGGGTCCCCAACACGTCCGATACCGGTGGCGCGTCAAAACAACTGCTGATTCAGCAACTCAATCGATTGCAGAACACGAACACTCTCTTTTTGGCAGATGTCGACAAGGGGACCGTCAACGTATTGCTAACAGAAACCGATGACGCTTGGGTGGACGTTCACGACGAGTTGTTTTGGATGGACGAGGGGAAGCGTTTTACATGGATCAGTGACCGTACGGGATGGCGGCGAGCCTATTGCGTCGATGTTGAAACCGGGGTCGCCGTCGAGGCAACACCAGGCGATTTTGATGTGGTCGAGTTGTTGAAGGTCGACGAATCCCACCGGCAACTGTACTTCCTTGCTTCACCAGAGAACGCAACCGAACGGTATTTGTATCGCAGCGATTTTGCAGGTGAATCGACGGTTCGTATCACTCCGGGGGGTGCCACAGGCACGCATGCCTATGCCATCTCGCCGAATGCCAAGTTTGCGATACACACTCATAGTTCACTCGCAGTCCCACCCGTGGTCGAACTGGTTTCCTTGCCGGAACACAAGACGATTCGCGTCTATGAGACCAACGAGGAATTGGTGAACAAGTTGGCCGAGCTACAGCGAGTTGAGACGGAGTTTTTCCGCGTCACACTTGACGATGGGGTGACCCTTGACGGATCGTGCATCAAACCGCCTGGTTTTGATCCTACAACCCAATACCCTTTGCTGGTTTATGTCTACGGCGAACCCGCTGGCACGACGGTGACCAATAAATGGGGGGGGAGCACTTATTTATGGCACCGCATGTTGGCCGAACGCGGCCTCGTCGTGATGAGTTTTGACAACCGTGGAACCAATGTGCCACGTGGTCGGGAGTTTCGGAAATGCGTGTACCGAAAAATCGGCACCCTGGGACCGGCAGATCAAGCCGATGCGCTTCGCAACGTCTTGGAACAGCGTCCCTACTTGGATGAAAAGCGGGTCGGAATTTGGGGGTGGAGCGGTGGAGGATCCTCGACCCTTCACGCGATGTTCAAGTTTCCTGAGCTGTATGCGACCGGCATCTCGGTCGCGCCCGTTCCGAACCAACGCTACTATGACACCATCTATCAAGAACGATACATGGGATTGCCGCAATCGAACGTCGAAGGGTACCGCAAGGGTTCGCCGATCAGTTTCGCATCACAGTTGGCAGGCAATTTGCTGATTATTCATGGCACGGGGGATGACAATTGCCACTACCAAACCGTTGAAATGCTATTCGATGAGCTGATCGCTAACGACAAGCCGTTTTCGATGATGGCGTACCCGAATCGATCCCATTCCATTAGCGAGCGAAAGAACACGACCCGCCATTTGCGCAAGCTGATGACGAATTACTTGGAGGAGCACTTGCTCGGGACGGCTCGATAG
- a CDS encoding NifB/NifX family molybdenum-iron cluster-binding protein, with the protein MKIAVASSDGVLISKHFGRSSCFIVFETQGEAIIRESVRENRQTAHAKGHCTGDHDHHDGDDHPVHSHDDIAMALSDCTIVLCYGMGWRAAEALRQSGTQPFVVDGEMTPRQAVLQYLAGQLKSASDFCRCH; encoded by the coding sequence ATGAAGATCGCAGTTGCTTCGAGTGATGGAGTGTTGATTTCCAAGCACTTTGGTCGTTCGAGTTGCTTTATTGTTTTTGAGACGCAGGGTGAGGCGATTATTCGCGAGAGTGTTCGTGAGAATCGCCAGACGGCACATGCCAAAGGCCACTGCACCGGAGATCATGACCACCACGATGGCGACGATCACCCTGTGCACAGTCACGACGACATCGCGATGGCGTTGTCGGATTGCACCATCGTTTTGTGCTATGGCATGGGATGGCGAGCCGCCGAGGCACTTCGGCAATCGGGGACCCAGCCGTTTGTCGTCGATGGGGAGATGACACCCCGCCAGGCAGTGCTGCAGTACCTTGCGGGGCAATTGAAATCAGCAAGTGACTTTTGTCGTTGTCACTAG
- a CDS encoding SlyX family protein, giving the protein MSSETELSERLVELEIHIAHVQRVCDQLNEVVTEQAMRQDRMQNAIKQLTEKMKEMKSVEEPAEDPLDEKPPHY; this is encoded by the coding sequence ATGTCATCCGAGACCGAACTCAGCGAGCGGTTGGTCGAACTCGAGATCCATATTGCCCATGTGCAGCGAGTATGTGACCAATTAAATGAGGTGGTGACCGAACAAGCCATGCGGCAAGATCGGATGCAGAATGCGATCAAGCAACTCACCGAGAAGATGAAGGAAATGAAATCGGTGGAAGAGCCGGCTGAAGATCCGTTAGACGAGAAACCGCCTCATTATTGA
- the ypfJ gene encoding KPN_02809 family neutral zinc metallopeptidase: MRWRGRRQSENVEDRRGVGGPVAVGGGIGLMIMALLVAFMGGDPRQVMQQAQQGAPAAQGPGGEAELSPEEVEAGEFAKTILADTEDVWTELFRQAGRRYEKPSMVLFSGQVQSACGMASAASGPFYCPADKKLYLDTSFFNQLSQQLGAPGDFAQAYVIAHEVGHHVQNLLGYTDQVEQVRRTQSETQANLASVRLELQADFFAGVMLHHAQRSKDILEPGDIEEGLRAASAIGDDRLQRQSRGYVVPESFTHGTSEQRLRWFMKGLETGDLSQGDTFNADQL, encoded by the coding sequence ATGCGTTGGCGTGGACGTCGTCAGAGTGAAAATGTTGAAGATCGTCGCGGTGTTGGCGGTCCAGTCGCGGTCGGTGGTGGAATTGGTCTGATGATCATGGCGCTGTTGGTCGCGTTCATGGGAGGCGACCCGAGACAGGTGATGCAGCAGGCTCAACAGGGCGCTCCGGCGGCCCAGGGTCCCGGTGGCGAAGCCGAACTGAGCCCCGAAGAGGTTGAAGCGGGCGAGTTTGCGAAAACGATCCTTGCAGATACCGAAGACGTTTGGACCGAGTTGTTCCGACAAGCAGGGCGGCGATACGAAAAGCCCAGCATGGTGCTGTTCAGCGGGCAGGTTCAATCGGCATGTGGAATGGCCAGTGCGGCATCCGGCCCCTTCTACTGTCCTGCGGACAAGAAGCTGTACTTGGACACCTCGTTCTTCAATCAATTGTCACAGCAGCTTGGCGCGCCGGGAGATTTCGCTCAAGCCTACGTGATCGCCCACGAAGTAGGACATCATGTCCAAAACCTACTCGGCTATACCGACCAAGTCGAACAGGTCCGAAGAACGCAAAGTGAAACGCAAGCAAATCTGGCATCCGTCCGACTCGAGCTACAAGCCGATTTCTTTGCCGGCGTGATGCTGCATCACGCCCAGAGGTCTAAAGACATCCTGGAACCTGGCGATATCGAAGAAGGACTGCGTGCTGCATCCGCCATCGGAGACGATCGTTTGCAACGTCAAAGCCGCGGCTATGTCGTCCCCGAATCCTTCACTCACGGAACGAGCGAACAACGATTGCGTTGGTTCATGAAGGGGTTGGAGACGGGCGATCTGAGCCAAGGGGACACTTTCAACGCGGATCAGTTGTAA
- a CDS encoding cytochrome-c peroxidase has product MKLTSHMIVLVTLALTCSANAWETLPTTAGPTAEPASQEMIELGKQLFFDPRLSLTGTVSCNTCHNLMEGGDDGRETSMGIHGRTGPRNAPTVWNSVFQGSQFWDGRAATLEEQAQGPIVAAPEMGMPDHNHALQRIAKIPGYQASFQSVFGSENALTLENAVNAIAAFERTLITPHSDFDRYLDGEEHAMNAQQIAGMGRFESVGCTECHDGPALNGWQPGDVESVFQEFPRSMDSGLVDRYQLAADLGRFAVTQAESDKHLFKVPTLRNILLTAPYFHHGRVSTIHEAIDVMAQTQLDTELSGAEIAEIAAFFAALDGRFPELPLPRLPSRAGESVIDEPEVLDE; this is encoded by the coding sequence ATGAAATTGACATCACACATGATCGTGCTCGTGACGCTGGCGTTGACGTGTTCCGCGAACGCATGGGAGACGTTGCCGACGACCGCGGGGCCGACGGCGGAACCGGCCAGTCAAGAAATGATCGAACTCGGCAAGCAATTGTTCTTCGATCCACGTTTGTCACTGACGGGCACGGTTTCCTGCAACACGTGCCACAACTTGATGGAAGGTGGCGACGACGGGCGGGAGACATCGATGGGAATTCATGGTCGTACGGGGCCACGCAATGCGCCAACCGTTTGGAACTCCGTATTCCAAGGGTCCCAATTCTGGGATGGGCGTGCCGCAACCTTAGAAGAGCAAGCCCAAGGCCCCATCGTCGCAGCACCCGAAATGGGAATGCCGGATCACAACCACGCGCTCCAGCGAATTGCGAAGATCCCGGGTTATCAAGCTTCGTTCCAGTCCGTTTTTGGAAGCGAAAACGCCTTGACGCTCGAAAATGCGGTGAACGCGATCGCTGCATTCGAGAGGACCTTGATCACTCCTCATAGCGATTTTGATCGCTATCTCGACGGCGAAGAACATGCGATGAACGCCCAACAGATCGCGGGGATGGGCCGGTTCGAAAGCGTGGGCTGCACCGAGTGCCACGACGGGCCGGCACTAAATGGCTGGCAACCGGGTGATGTCGAAAGTGTCTTTCAAGAATTCCCTCGTTCGATGGACTCCGGTCTGGTCGATCGGTATCAGCTCGCGGCAGACCTTGGCCGATTTGCGGTGACGCAAGCGGAATCCGACAAGCATCTTTTCAAGGTGCCAACGCTTCGCAATATCCTGCTAACGGCTCCTTACTTCCATCACGGCCGTGTCTCCACGATTCACGAAGCGATTGATGTGATGGCACAAACGCAGCTCGATACGGAGCTTAGCGGAGCCGAGATTGCTGAAATCGCCGCATTCTTCGCCGCGTTGGACGGCCGATTTCCCGAGTTGCCGCTTCCTCGATTGCCATCGAGGGCAGGGGAATCGGTGATTGATGAGCCTGAGGTGTTGGATGAGTAA
- a CDS encoding SMP-30/gluconolactonase/LRE family protein produces MRHFRRRVLFFAFGCLVSIQMTLVARSQSPTAIGRVEAIDPAFSERVAADAKIEVLAKGFTWSEGPLWVADDDGGHLLFSDIPRNSIFRWSAARGVELFMKPSGYTGDSYYGLEPGSNGLALDRQGRLVACEHGDRRVSVLTPSGGKMTLADRFEGKRLNSPNDLTIDSSGVIYFTDPPYGLPDGAADPRRELDFCGVYRLAPDGALSLLTKQFSRPNGIGLSPDEKTLYVAQSDSSAPILMALPINEDQTLGEGKVLFDATEYAKTMPGAPDGMAVAKDGMIYCSGPGAVYLITPEGKLLGRIITGGRISNCTLSGDQKTLYMTADDKLCRVQLK; encoded by the coding sequence ATGCGACACTTTCGACGACGTGTATTGTTTTTCGCTTTTGGATGCCTCGTCTCAATCCAAATGACTCTCGTTGCCAGGAGCCAGTCACCAACGGCGATCGGACGGGTCGAAGCGATAGACCCTGCGTTTTCGGAACGGGTCGCCGCCGATGCGAAGATTGAAGTCTTGGCAAAAGGCTTCACCTGGTCCGAGGGCCCACTGTGGGTGGCCGATGACGATGGCGGACACTTGCTATTTTCGGATATCCCACGCAACTCCATCTTCCGCTGGTCCGCTGCTCGCGGCGTTGAGTTGTTCATGAAGCCAAGCGGCTACACCGGAGACAGCTACTATGGGCTCGAGCCCGGCAGCAACGGATTGGCCCTCGATCGCCAGGGTCGGCTTGTCGCTTGCGAACACGGAGATCGCCGAGTTTCGGTCTTGACGCCCAGCGGAGGGAAGATGACGCTGGCCGACCGTTTTGAGGGCAAACGATTGAACAGTCCGAATGACCTGACGATCGATTCAAGCGGGGTGATCTATTTCACCGACCCGCCCTACGGTTTGCCAGATGGTGCTGCGGATCCACGGCGTGAATTGGATTTTTGCGGTGTCTACCGGCTTGCTCCCGATGGTGCCCTGAGCTTGTTAACGAAACAGTTTTCGCGGCCCAACGGGATTGGCTTATCGCCGGACGAGAAAACGCTTTACGTTGCCCAAAGTGATTCGTCGGCGCCAATCCTGATGGCACTACCGATCAACGAAGACCAGACCCTTGGTGAAGGCAAAGTCCTCTTCGACGCCACCGAGTACGCGAAAACCATGCCCGGAGCTCCCGATGGTATGGCGGTTGCAAAAGATGGCATGATCTACTGCAGTGGCCCCGGAGCCGTCTACTTGATTACGCCGGAGGGCAAACTACTCGGACGAATCATCACGGGCGGACGCATCAGCAATTGCACCCTCAGCGGCGACCAGAAGACGCTCTACATGACCGCCGACGACAAACTCTGTCGCGTGCAATTGAAATAG
- a CDS encoding preprotein translocase subunit SecA has translation MQLSQIRQSVADRLRVELRETQVTVANHLLGRGIVEMETGEGKTLAIAVAAIAMASNGRTVNIATANDYLARRDADWMHPIYDDLGITVDAVSASCSMVAKQSAYAASVTYGTLRQFGFDYLQQEMADREARRRHAAAPPRQSPRMDVLIVDEADNVLIDEARTPLIVTSSTGPIDSADRSAYLWAAQIARSLSTSCDYVVPTDTNAVALTPLGYSKLSRSPMPADMNSMTTTAIVHFVERAIESIHRLRRDQHYILLDNRVFLVDEFTGRTQPDRSFADGMQQAIEAREGVNITCPSQPVARITLQELVTRFKHLSGTTGTAWEDRRELAQVYGLPLERVAPHRPSRRTVLPTTVCVSEEDKFERIVDEVESMVAGRRAVLLGTRTIEKSETLSRLLHSRSLPHVVLNARHRRHEAELIAAAGTEGRVTVATNMAGRGTDIQVSDRVRQSGGLHVIVSELHPAARIDRQLAGRCARQGDPGSVRTFVSPDDEVVEMAFGPDKANRIRASRKNLGWIVRRAQSIVSRQHRRGRIQLTQQGQSIGAAMRQLGLDPNLDPLAP, from the coding sequence ATGCAATTGTCACAAATCCGCCAATCGGTTGCCGATCGGCTACGGGTCGAACTGAGGGAGACCCAAGTCACCGTCGCTAACCATTTGCTCGGCCGTGGCATTGTTGAAATGGAAACGGGCGAAGGCAAAACCTTGGCCATTGCCGTGGCCGCGATCGCGATGGCCAGCAACGGGCGAACGGTCAATATCGCTACGGCCAACGACTACTTGGCTCGCCGCGATGCCGACTGGATGCATCCGATCTATGACGATCTCGGTATCACCGTCGACGCGGTGTCGGCCTCTTGCAGCATGGTTGCGAAACAATCGGCTTACGCGGCCTCCGTCACGTACGGCACGCTCCGACAATTCGGATTCGATTACCTGCAGCAAGAAATGGCCGATCGAGAGGCAAGGCGACGCCACGCTGCTGCCCCACCGCGGCAATCTCCGCGGATGGACGTTCTGATCGTTGATGAGGCCGACAACGTCCTGATTGACGAAGCGCGAACGCCGCTGATCGTTACTTCGTCCACCGGACCCATCGACTCGGCTGATCGATCCGCTTACCTGTGGGCAGCGCAAATTGCCAGATCGCTATCAACTTCCTGCGACTACGTGGTCCCTACTGATACAAATGCAGTTGCCTTGACCCCGCTTGGCTACTCGAAGCTGTCCCGTTCACCGATGCCCGCAGACATGAATTCGATGACGACGACGGCGATCGTCCATTTCGTTGAACGTGCGATCGAATCGATCCATCGGTTGCGTCGTGACCAGCACTATATTCTGCTCGACAATCGCGTCTTCTTGGTGGATGAATTCACCGGGCGCACGCAACCAGACCGCTCCTTCGCCGACGGCATGCAGCAAGCCATCGAAGCCCGCGAAGGTGTCAACATCACCTGTCCCTCACAACCGGTCGCGCGCATCACCCTTCAAGAGCTAGTCACGCGTTTCAAGCATTTGTCGGGAACCACCGGGACGGCATGGGAAGATCGCCGTGAACTGGCACAGGTCTATGGACTTCCGCTGGAACGTGTCGCTCCCCATCGCCCCTCGCGACGCACCGTGTTGCCAACCACGGTTTGTGTTTCGGAAGAGGATAAGTTTGAGCGAATCGTTGACGAGGTTGAATCGATGGTCGCAGGTCGCCGAGCGGTGCTGCTCGGAACACGGACCATCGAAAAGTCAGAAACGCTTAGCCGCTTGCTGCACTCACGCAGCCTCCCTCACGTCGTGCTCAATGCACGACACCGCCGCCACGAAGCCGAACTCATTGCTGCTGCGGGAACCGAGGGGCGAGTCACCGTGGCAACCAACATGGCTGGTCGAGGTACCGACATCCAAGTTTCGGACAGGGTGAGGCAATCCGGTGGACTGCATGTGATCGTCAGCGAACTGCATCCGGCAGCGAGGATTGATCGTCAACTTGCTGGCCGCTGCGCGCGACAAGGGGACCCGGGCAGCGTCCGAACGTTTGTCAGCCCCGATGACGAAGTCGTCGAAATGGCTTTCGGCCCCGACAAAGCAAATCGAATTCGGGCTTCAAGAAAGAACCTTGGCTGGATCGTTCGTCGGGCTCAGAGCATCGTGTCGCGGCAGCACCGTCGCGGACGAATCCAATTGACGCAACAGGGTCAGTCCATCGGCGCGGCGATGCGTCAACTGGGCCTCGATCCGAATCTCGACCCGCTGGCGCCGTAA